A part of Anaeromyxobacter diazotrophicus genomic DNA contains:
- the folD gene encoding bifunctional methylenetetrahydrofolate dehydrogenase/methenyltetrahydrofolate cyclohydrolase FolD — protein MAQLIDGKAIAAQVRGEVARAVKELAPTGLVPGLTVVRVGDDPASAVYVRGKRKDSEEVGFRSVEHHLPATATQPEILALVAKLNADPLVHGILVQLPLPKGVDERAVLEAIDPRKDADGFHPYNVGALSIGIPGPRPCTPAGVMRLLREAGCDPKGKRALVVGRSNIVGKPMAMMLLEAHATVTVAHSRTADLPAEVGRADVLVAAIGKAELVKGAWVKPGAVVIDVGMNRLAGGKLVGDVEFAAAAERASAITPVPGGVGPMTRAMLLVNTLELARASVRR, from the coding sequence ATGGCTCAGCTCATCGACGGCAAGGCGATCGCGGCGCAGGTCCGCGGCGAGGTGGCACGCGCAGTGAAAGAGCTCGCCCCGACCGGCCTGGTGCCCGGGCTGACGGTGGTGCGCGTCGGGGACGACCCGGCCTCCGCCGTCTACGTGCGCGGGAAGCGCAAGGACAGCGAGGAGGTCGGGTTCCGCTCGGTCGAGCACCACCTGCCCGCCACCGCCACGCAGCCCGAGATCCTGGCGCTGGTGGCGAAGCTCAACGCCGACCCGCTCGTCCACGGCATCCTGGTCCAGCTGCCGCTCCCGAAGGGCGTCGACGAGCGCGCGGTCCTGGAGGCGATCGACCCGCGGAAGGACGCCGACGGCTTCCATCCCTACAACGTCGGCGCGCTGTCGATCGGGATCCCGGGGCCGCGGCCCTGCACGCCTGCCGGCGTGATGCGGCTCCTGCGCGAGGCGGGCTGCGATCCGAAGGGGAAGCGGGCGCTGGTGGTGGGCCGCTCCAACATCGTCGGCAAGCCCATGGCGATGATGCTGCTCGAGGCGCACGCCACCGTGACCGTCGCCCACTCCAGGACGGCCGACCTGCCGGCCGAGGTGGGCCGGGCCGACGTGCTGGTGGCCGCCATCGGCAAGGCCGAGCTGGTGAAGGGCGCCTGGGTGAAGCCGGGCGCGGTGGTCATCGACGTCGGCATGAACCGGCTCGCGGGCGGCAAGCTCGTCGGCGACGTCGAGTTCGCCGCCGCGGCCGAGCGCGCCAGCGCCATCACGCCGGTGCCGGGCGGCGTCGGCCCCATGACCCGCGCCATGCTGCTCGTGAACACGCTCGAGCTGGCGCGCGCCTCGGTCCGGCGGTGA
- a CDS encoding adenosine deaminase — translation MPSELTDLHIHVGGAVAPHVLWSIAHDQGLKLPVQNYWEFKELVSARPGKVKSLDEYLAVMHQWTERIQSSPQAMERAVYEIIGKEYRSSRVDLIELRFNPMKRNEGGERDLDHIIHAALRGLDRAVLEYGVKAGLIFCLAREFEPRLNEILVEKAIRYRRRGVVGIDLAGPERHAIELGADLDLYRELFRRARAGGLKSTVHTGETARTGSEGVRAVVEALEPDRIGHGLCAAQDERVMDLLRERGVVLEICPSSNLATRAVESVEELGQVLQRFWSRGVRFTINTDGPYLLDTDMRREVALLERHLVLAHEQVEQTFRWAREAAFVD, via the coding sequence ATGCCCAGCGAGCTCACCGATCTGCACATCCACGTGGGCGGCGCCGTCGCGCCGCACGTCCTGTGGTCCATCGCCCACGACCAGGGCCTCAAGCTGCCGGTCCAGAATTACTGGGAGTTCAAGGAGCTCGTGAGCGCCCGCCCGGGCAAGGTGAAGTCGCTCGACGAGTACCTCGCCGTCATGCACCAGTGGACGGAGCGCATCCAGTCCTCGCCGCAGGCGATGGAGCGCGCCGTGTACGAGATCATCGGCAAGGAGTACCGCTCCTCGCGCGTCGACCTCATCGAGCTGCGCTTCAACCCCATGAAGCGCAACGAGGGCGGCGAGCGCGACCTCGACCACATCATCCACGCCGCCCTGCGCGGCCTCGACCGGGCGGTGCTCGAGTACGGGGTGAAGGCGGGGCTCATCTTCTGCCTGGCGCGCGAGTTCGAGCCGCGCCTCAACGAGATCCTGGTCGAGAAGGCCATCCGCTACCGCCGGCGCGGCGTGGTCGGGATCGACCTGGCCGGCCCCGAGCGCCACGCCATCGAGCTCGGGGCGGACCTCGACCTCTACCGCGAGCTCTTCCGCCGGGCGCGCGCGGGCGGCCTCAAGTCGACCGTCCACACCGGCGAGACCGCCCGGACCGGCTCGGAGGGCGTGCGGGCGGTGGTGGAGGCGCTCGAGCCGGACCGCATCGGCCACGGCCTGTGCGCCGCCCAGGACGAGCGGGTGATGGACCTCCTGCGCGAGCGCGGGGTGGTGCTCGAGATCTGCCCCAGCTCGAACCTCGCCACGCGCGCGGTGGAGAGCGTGGAGGAGCTGGGGCAGGTCCTGCAGCGGTTCTGGAGCCGCGGCGTGCGCTTCACCATCAACACCGACGGCCCCTACCTGCTCGACACCGACATGCGGCGCGAGGTGGCGCTGCTCGAGCGCCACCTGGTGCTCGCCCACGAGCAGGTCGAGCAGACGTTCCGCTGGGCGCGCGAGGCGGCGTTCGTCGATTGA
- the ccsA gene encoding cytochrome c biogenesis protein CcsA gives MKKLFALIASLKLAVILLVLLLVSLSAGTIIESRAGVELAGRAVYYAPWFLGLQALFAVNVVASIVTYFPWGRFRIGYLVTHASLVLILAGALVTYFFKTEGTIGLWEGTSGDVIEQVEGGTVTARHTLPFSIYLTSFAVENYPGTMRPAGFKSQVVIAEAGKSWPAAIWMNHPLAVDGYRIFQSSYQQANGRQASIFSVSNDPGQPIVFAGYGLLVLGMCIVFGTRVRTRQRAAASREAAASQGPSKAVAGVAAALALAFAGSARAAGPEVEALRRLPVQHDGRTMPFDTFAREAVWNVTGSRSWNGEDPVETVGGWLAQPQGAGMAPVLAIGSGDLASALGLPGEKYASLAQVASSEAFRRLMGEIQAAEQRQEPRRGVLGDAEKLLERAQHMQELVNGSPVLPIPSDAPPLHKWQPAPSPGLPGLLAVAQGPRLAGWPSAEAVERELTYNAVRPSRIAWVVLLLSLLASVAGWRLRRRALDVAAAVLLAAGFGVMTWGIGTRWAVAGRVPASNMYESLLFLAWGVGLFALVAFAFIRNRLLVVNASAGAALTMALTDLLPMDGFIHPIAPVLSGTPWLAIHVPIIMVSYAVLALGVIIAHMQIAFVAMASRREEVIAKMADLNYWYMLAGSILLIAGILTGSIWAASSWGRYWGWDPKEVWSLVAFLAYMAILHGRVDKILGRFGVAAVSIVAFQTILMTYLGVNYVLGTGLHAYGFGNSPIVLWMVVVALAEAAFLGWGWLAHRRHPEPVEAALTP, from the coding sequence GTGAAGAAGCTCTTCGCGCTCATCGCGTCGCTGAAGCTGGCCGTCATCCTGCTGGTGCTGCTCCTCGTCTCGCTCTCCGCCGGGACCATCATCGAGTCGCGCGCGGGCGTCGAGCTGGCTGGCCGCGCCGTCTACTACGCGCCCTGGTTTCTGGGGCTGCAGGCGCTCTTCGCCGTGAACGTGGTCGCGTCCATCGTGACCTACTTCCCGTGGGGCCGCTTCCGCATCGGGTACCTCGTGACGCACGCCTCGCTCGTGCTCATCCTGGCCGGCGCGCTCGTCACCTACTTCTTCAAGACCGAGGGGACGATCGGGCTCTGGGAGGGGACGAGCGGCGACGTCATCGAGCAGGTGGAGGGCGGGACGGTGACCGCGCGCCACACGCTCCCGTTCTCCATCTACCTGACGAGCTTCGCGGTCGAGAACTACCCCGGCACGATGCGCCCGGCCGGCTTCAAGAGCCAGGTGGTCATCGCCGAGGCGGGCAAGAGCTGGCCGGCCGCGATCTGGATGAACCACCCGCTGGCGGTGGACGGCTACCGCATCTTCCAGTCGAGCTACCAGCAGGCGAACGGGCGCCAGGCCTCGATCTTCTCGGTCTCGAACGACCCCGGGCAGCCGATCGTCTTCGCCGGCTACGGGCTGCTCGTGCTCGGCATGTGCATCGTGTTCGGCACGCGCGTCCGGACGCGCCAGCGCGCCGCCGCCTCGCGGGAGGCGGCCGCCTCCCAGGGGCCGTCCAAGGCGGTCGCCGGCGTGGCGGCCGCGCTCGCGCTCGCCTTCGCCGGGAGCGCCCGCGCCGCCGGCCCGGAGGTCGAGGCGCTGCGCCGGCTGCCGGTGCAGCACGACGGCCGCACCATGCCCTTCGACACCTTCGCCCGCGAGGCGGTCTGGAACGTCACCGGCTCGCGATCGTGGAACGGCGAGGATCCGGTCGAGACGGTGGGCGGCTGGCTGGCCCAGCCGCAGGGCGCCGGCATGGCCCCCGTGCTCGCGATCGGCAGCGGCGACCTGGCGAGCGCCCTCGGGCTGCCCGGCGAGAAGTACGCGTCCCTGGCGCAGGTCGCGAGCAGCGAGGCCTTCCGGCGCCTCATGGGCGAGATCCAGGCGGCGGAGCAGCGCCAGGAGCCGCGCCGGGGCGTGCTCGGCGACGCCGAGAAGCTGCTCGAGCGCGCCCAGCACATGCAGGAGCTCGTCAACGGCTCCCCGGTGCTTCCCATCCCCTCGGACGCGCCGCCGCTCCACAAGTGGCAGCCGGCCCCGTCGCCCGGGCTCCCCGGGCTCCTCGCCGTCGCGCAGGGGCCGCGGCTCGCGGGGTGGCCCTCCGCCGAGGCGGTCGAGCGCGAGCTCACCTACAACGCCGTCCGGCCCTCCCGCATCGCCTGGGTGGTGCTGCTCCTGTCGCTCCTCGCCTCCGTCGCCGGCTGGCGCCTGCGGCGGCGCGCGCTGGACGTCGCGGCGGCGGTGCTGCTCGCCGCCGGCTTCGGCGTGATGACCTGGGGCATCGGCACGCGCTGGGCGGTGGCCGGGCGCGTCCCGGCCTCCAACATGTACGAGTCGCTGCTCTTCCTGGCCTGGGGCGTCGGCCTCTTCGCGCTGGTCGCGTTCGCCTTCATCCGCAACCGCCTGCTGGTGGTGAACGCCAGCGCCGGCGCGGCGCTCACCATGGCGCTCACCGACCTCCTGCCGATGGACGGCTTCATCCACCCCATCGCGCCGGTGCTCTCCGGCACGCCCTGGCTCGCCATCCACGTGCCCATCATCATGGTGAGCTACGCGGTGCTCGCGCTGGGCGTCATCATCGCCCACATGCAGATCGCCTTCGTCGCGATGGCGTCGCGGCGCGAGGAGGTCATCGCCAAGATGGCCGACCTCAACTACTGGTACATGCTGGCCGGCTCCATCCTCCTCATCGCCGGCATCCTGACCGGCTCGATCTGGGCGGCGTCGTCCTGGGGCCGGTACTGGGGCTGGGATCCGAAGGAGGTCTGGTCGCTGGTGGCCTTCCTCGCCTACATGGCCATCCTGCACGGGAGGGTCGACAAGATCCTGGGGCGGTTCGGTGTGGCGGCGGTGAGCATCGTCGCCTTCCAGACCATCCTCATGACCTACCTGGGCGTGAACTACGTGCTCGGCACCGGCCTGCACGCCTACGGCTTCGGCAACTCGCCCATCGTGCTCTGGATGGTCGTGGTGGCGCTGGCCGAGGCGGCCTTCCTCGGCTGGGGCTGGCTGGCGCACCGCCGCCACCCCGAGCCGGTCGAGGCGGCGCTCACGCCCTGA
- a CDS encoding DUF6178 family protein: MTKREEKPIDPAALAEVRAALSRATGKRRLDLILDQPDPAAVVRALPADDLYLTIREVGLADAVELVQLASADQFRAFLDLAAWQGDHVAPRRALPWLRAARAGSTDSPRAAARWKAKLARLDVELVDLVLRDALRIHDLDADPDPHLQSDRFLRTPENRFIVEFDADGAEYMAVRGIVDDLYADDPFKATRLLASLRSELPSELEETALRWRTGRLSDLGYPSPEEALSWFAKPAARPAPPAGTPGRPAGFFLERLGRGSLLARAAARLAPEERAHLELELVTAANAVLVADAVDPGDLDEVRAAVEAARALVELGLEAVAGADEARAAEALATTAVKALFQRGFGRLLELRWRAERLLASGRAGTRATPLLDPPLGELLSALSARRPRYFPGLELPREAWGTLAAGAFEPRPFLASAEVARTAEALGLAEGLAALGEDLGLRPPAGAAGPLAPRLASLYLTALANERLGRAFAPVPIPAAELAAAARALAPLDDPRLARAGEAGQLLAALARARDEELAPLRDGAAVRPEHVAALLVAP; encoded by the coding sequence ATGACGAAGCGCGAAGAGAAGCCCATCGACCCCGCGGCGCTGGCCGAGGTGCGCGCGGCGCTGTCGCGCGCCACCGGCAAGCGCCGGCTCGACCTCATCCTCGACCAGCCCGACCCCGCGGCGGTGGTCCGCGCCCTGCCGGCCGACGACCTCTACCTCACCATCCGCGAGGTGGGCCTCGCCGACGCGGTCGAGCTGGTGCAGCTCGCCAGCGCAGACCAGTTTCGCGCCTTCCTCGACCTCGCCGCCTGGCAGGGGGACCACGTCGCGCCGCGCCGCGCCCTCCCCTGGCTGCGCGCGGCGCGCGCGGGGTCCACCGACAGCCCGCGCGCCGCGGCCCGCTGGAAGGCGAAGCTGGCCCGGCTCGACGTCGAGCTGGTGGACCTCGTGCTGCGCGACGCGCTCCGCATCCACGACCTCGACGCCGACCCCGACCCGCACCTCCAGAGCGACCGCTTCCTGCGGACCCCGGAGAACCGCTTCATCGTCGAGTTCGACGCCGACGGCGCCGAGTACATGGCGGTCCGCGGGATCGTGGACGACCTCTACGCCGACGATCCGTTCAAGGCGACCCGCCTCCTCGCGTCGCTCCGCTCCGAGCTGCCGAGCGAGCTGGAGGAGACGGCGCTGCGCTGGCGCACCGGACGGCTCTCCGACCTCGGCTACCCGTCGCCGGAGGAGGCGCTGTCGTGGTTCGCGAAGCCCGCGGCGCGGCCCGCGCCGCCCGCCGGCACGCCGGGGCGGCCGGCCGGCTTCTTCCTGGAGCGGCTCGGGCGGGGCTCGCTGCTCGCGCGCGCCGCGGCCCGCCTCGCGCCGGAGGAGCGCGCCCACCTGGAGCTCGAGCTCGTCACCGCCGCCAACGCGGTGCTGGTGGCCGACGCCGTCGACCCGGGCGACCTCGACGAGGTGCGGGCGGCGGTCGAGGCGGCGCGCGCGCTGGTCGAGCTGGGGCTGGAGGCGGTCGCCGGCGCGGACGAGGCGCGCGCCGCCGAGGCGCTCGCCACCACCGCCGTGAAGGCGCTCTTCCAGCGCGGCTTCGGGCGGCTCCTCGAGCTGCGCTGGCGCGCCGAGCGCCTCCTCGCCTCGGGCCGGGCGGGGACGCGGGCGACGCCGCTCCTCGACCCGCCCCTGGGCGAGCTCCTCTCCGCCCTCTCCGCGCGCCGGCCGCGCTACTTCCCCGGCCTGGAGCTGCCGCGGGAGGCGTGGGGCACGCTGGCGGCGGGGGCCTTCGAGCCGCGCCCGTTCCTCGCCTCGGCCGAGGTGGCGCGCACCGCCGAGGCGCTCGGGCTGGCCGAGGGCCTGGCGGCGCTCGGCGAGGACCTCGGCCTGCGCCCGCCGGCGGGCGCGGCCGGACCGCTCGCGCCCCGGCTCGCCTCGCTCTACCTGACGGCGCTCGCCAACGAGCGGCTCGGCCGCGCGTTCGCGCCGGTCCCCATCCCCGCCGCCGAGCTGGCCGCCGCCGCGCGCGCGCTGGCGCCGCTCGACGACCCGCGCCTGGCGCGGGCGGGCGAGGCGGGGCAGCTCCTGGCGGCGCTGGCGCGCGCCCGCGACGAGGAGCTGGCGCCGCTCCGCGACGGCGCGGCCGTCCGCCCCGAGCACGTGGCGGCGCTCCTCGTCGCGCCCTGA
- a CDS encoding N-acetylmuramic acid 6-phosphate etherase: MAGLPPTERLHPRSRLLDTLPPRGALRLLHEGDLAAARAVGRALPALARLAEAAARALEGGGRLLYAGAGTSGRLAAADAAECPPTFGVPRSRVVALVAGGAAALRRSVEGAEDDAPAGRAAVRRARVGAADLVVGVSASGTTPYVLAALDEARRRGAAVALLTCNPAARPRGAARAVLATGPELVAGSTRMAAGAATKMALALLSTGAMLRLGRVRAGRMIDVAPASAKLRRRAVRTVAELGRVGERRARAALARWGWSVRAALEELDR; encoded by the coding sequence ATGGCCGGGCTCCCGCCCACCGAGCGACTCCACCCCAGGTCCAGGCTGCTCGACACGCTCCCCCCGCGGGGCGCGCTCCGGCTGCTGCACGAGGGCGACCTCGCCGCGGCGCGCGCCGTGGGCCGCGCCCTGCCCGCGCTGGCGCGCCTCGCGGAAGCGGCGGCGCGCGCGCTCGAGGGCGGCGGGCGGCTCCTCTACGCCGGCGCCGGCACCTCCGGGCGGCTCGCGGCGGCCGACGCGGCCGAGTGTCCCCCCACCTTCGGCGTGCCGCGCTCCCGCGTGGTGGCGCTCGTCGCGGGCGGGGCGGCGGCGCTCCGCCGCTCCGTGGAAGGCGCCGAGGACGACGCGCCGGCCGGGCGCGCGGCCGTCCGGCGCGCGCGCGTGGGGGCGGCCGACCTCGTCGTGGGCGTGAGCGCCTCCGGCACCACCCCGTACGTGCTCGCCGCGCTCGACGAGGCGCGGCGCCGCGGCGCGGCGGTGGCGCTCCTCACCTGCAACCCGGCGGCGCGGCCCCGCGGCGCCGCCCGGGCCGTCCTCGCCACCGGCCCGGAGCTCGTGGCGGGTTCGACCCGGATGGCCGCCGGCGCGGCCACCAAGATGGCGCTGGCGCTCCTCTCGACCGGCGCCATGCTCCGGCTGGGCCGGGTGCGGGCGGGGCGCATGATCGACGTCGCACCGGCGAGCGCCAAGCTGCGCCGGCGGGCGGTGCGGACGGTGGCGGAGCTGGGCCGGGTGGGCGAGCGGCGGGCGCGGGCGGCGCTGGCGCGCTGGGGGTGGAGCGTGCGGGCCGCGCTCGAGGAGCTGGACCGATGA
- the rpmB gene encoding 50S ribosomal protein L28 — MARRCEMCGKGPLVGNNVSHANNKTKTRSLPNLRSVHAVVDGSVQRIRVCTRCLKAGRVTKAAHGASRRAGASA, encoded by the coding sequence ATGGCACGCCGCTGCGAAATGTGTGGGAAGGGGCCGCTCGTCGGCAACAACGTCTCCCACGCCAACAACAAGACGAAGACGCGCTCCCTCCCGAACCTCCGCTCGGTGCACGCGGTGGTGGACGGGTCGGTGCAGCGCATCCGCGTGTGCACCCGCTGCCTCAAGGCGGGCCGCGTCACCAAGGCGGCGCACGGCGCCTCCCGGCGGGCGGGCGCCAGCGCCTGA
- a CDS encoding phytoene desaturase family protein: MAKTFKPPATQRIYDACVVGSQLGGVVAGALLARRGYRVLHVDHDGVGAAYDDGGYLLPYAPALFPSPRLLPAAELALSELGLTTDMVRSLEPCAPDLQLLLPRHRVDLGHDPARRQQELRREWPADAARLEEAFAELGRLFDAASPFMKAMPPLPPTGFGERRAVSKAIKFAASSPGAPRRHVDEASAFEGLEGHPLTGALAIAQRFLGYLDGPAPPLAVARLLGGVLRGSYRLAGGHHGLRETIRRKIAESRGEILGGDEEAALAERLEVDGGRVAAVRLAGSPNAWVARVFIAATDAPALRRMLPPEEEDGKFARLLQGIRPVRQLLALNLVVKAAALPPALGDSVLALRDAAGADALENAVFLQVNPARRDKGKGASELVPDERVVCAAGFVPADAKEHGAEELAARGRQLREAVADAIPFFERHLVRESLPALASPRERRGSRLLPHPLYAVELEQALGVTGLPCASPYKNLVFAGREVVPGLGLEGEFHAGLQAAAAAQELLGKKDLLR; this comes from the coding sequence ATGGCGAAGACCTTCAAGCCGCCCGCCACCCAGCGCATCTACGACGCCTGCGTGGTCGGCTCGCAGCTCGGCGGCGTGGTGGCGGGCGCGCTCCTGGCCCGGCGCGGCTACCGGGTGCTCCACGTCGACCACGACGGGGTGGGCGCCGCCTACGACGACGGCGGGTACCTGCTGCCGTACGCGCCGGCGCTCTTCCCCTCCCCGCGGCTCCTGCCCGCCGCCGAGCTGGCGCTGTCCGAGCTCGGGCTCACCACCGACATGGTGCGCTCGCTCGAGCCGTGCGCGCCGGACCTGCAGCTGCTCCTGCCCCGGCACCGGGTGGACCTGGGCCACGACCCGGCCCGGCGCCAGCAGGAGCTCCGGCGCGAGTGGCCGGCGGACGCCGCGCGCCTGGAGGAGGCCTTCGCCGAGCTGGGCCGCCTCTTCGACGCGGCCTCGCCGTTCATGAAGGCGATGCCGCCCTTGCCCCCGACCGGCTTCGGCGAGCGGCGCGCGGTCTCGAAGGCGATCAAGTTCGCCGCCTCCTCCCCCGGCGCGCCGCGGCGCCACGTGGACGAGGCGAGCGCGTTCGAGGGGCTCGAGGGCCACCCCCTGACCGGCGCCCTCGCCATCGCGCAGCGCTTCCTCGGCTACCTCGACGGGCCGGCCCCGCCGCTGGCGGTGGCGCGGCTCCTGGGCGGCGTGCTGCGCGGCAGCTACCGGCTCGCCGGCGGCCACCACGGCCTGCGCGAGACCATCCGGCGCAAGATCGCCGAGTCGCGGGGCGAGATCCTGGGCGGGGACGAGGAGGCGGCGCTCGCGGAGCGGCTGGAGGTGGACGGCGGGCGGGTGGCGGCGGTGCGGCTGGCCGGCTCGCCCAACGCCTGGGTGGCGCGCGTGTTCATCGCCGCCACCGACGCGCCCGCGCTGCGGCGCATGCTCCCGCCGGAGGAGGAGGACGGGAAGTTCGCGCGCCTGCTGCAGGGCATCCGCCCGGTGCGGCAGCTGCTCGCCTTGAACCTGGTCGTGAAGGCCGCCGCCCTGCCGCCGGCGCTCGGCGACAGCGTGCTCGCGCTGCGCGACGCGGCCGGGGCGGACGCCCTGGAGAACGCGGTCTTCCTGCAGGTCAACCCGGCCCGCCGCGACAAGGGCAAGGGCGCGAGCGAGCTCGTGCCGGACGAGCGGGTGGTGTGCGCCGCCGGGTTCGTCCCCGCCGACGCGAAGGAGCACGGCGCGGAGGAGCTGGCGGCGCGCGGGCGGCAGCTCCGGGAGGCGGTGGCGGACGCCATCCCCTTCTTCGAGCGGCACCTCGTCCGCGAGTCCCTGCCGGCGCTCGCCTCCCCGCGCGAGCGGCGGGGCTCGCGCCTGCTCCCCCACCCCCTCTACGCGGTCGAGCTCGAGCAGGCGCTCGGCGTCACCGGGCTGCCCTGCGCCTCGCCCTACAAGAACCTGGTCTTCGCCGGACGCGAGGTGGTCCCCGGGCTGGGCCTCGAGGGAGAGTTCCACGCCGGGCTGCAGGCGGCCGCCGCCGCCCAGGAGCTGCTCGGCAAGAAGGACCTGCTCCGCTGA
- the purN gene encoding phosphoribosylglycinamide formyltransferase yields the protein MIRLAVLASGGGTNLQALLDACAAGRIDARVAVVLSNVSGAGALARAERAGVATEVLPSKGAADRAAYDAAVVERLARHAPDLVCLAGFMRLLTPTFLRAFGPSPASRGCPRVMNVHPGLLPSFPGLHAQRQALAYGARFAGCTVHFVDEGTDTGPIIAQAVVPVLDGDGEEALAARILAEEHRLYPKAVGWFAAGRLSLEGRRVRVDGARGPELGALRAPWDE from the coding sequence GTGATCCGCCTCGCGGTGCTCGCGTCGGGCGGCGGCACGAACCTGCAGGCGCTCCTCGACGCCTGCGCCGCAGGCCGGATCGACGCGCGGGTGGCGGTGGTGCTGTCGAACGTCTCCGGCGCCGGCGCGCTGGCGCGCGCGGAGCGGGCCGGGGTCGCGACCGAGGTGCTCCCGTCGAAGGGCGCCGCCGACCGCGCCGCCTACGACGCGGCGGTGGTGGAGCGGCTCGCCCGGCACGCGCCCGACCTCGTCTGCCTGGCCGGCTTCATGCGGCTGCTCACCCCGACCTTCCTGCGCGCCTTCGGGCCGTCGCCCGCGTCGCGCGGCTGCCCGCGCGTCATGAACGTCCACCCCGGGCTCCTGCCCAGCTTCCCGGGGCTCCACGCCCAGCGCCAGGCCCTCGCCTACGGGGCGCGCTTCGCCGGCTGCACCGTCCACTTCGTCGACGAGGGCACCGACACCGGGCCCATCATCGCGCAGGCGGTGGTGCCGGTGCTGGACGGCGACGGCGAGGAGGCGCTCGCCGCGCGCATCCTGGCCGAGGAGCACCGCCTCTACCCCAAGGCGGTCGGGTGGTTCGCGGCCGGGCGGCTCTCGCTCGAGGGCCGCCGCGTGCGCGTCGACGGCGCGCGCGGCCCCGAGCTCGGCGCGCTGCGCGCCCCCTGGGACGAGTGA
- the purM gene encoding phosphoribosylformylglycinamidine cyclo-ligase, whose translation MALTYRDAGVDIDEGDRLVELIKPLARPTLRKEVLAGIGGFGGLFALDLARWKEPVLVSGTDGVGTKLKVAFAAGRHATIGIDLVAMCVNDVAVVGAEPLFFLDYFATGKLAAEQAAEVVKGIAEGCRQAGCALIGGETAELPGFYAGGEYDLAGFAVGCVERSRILDGRAVAPGDAVLGIASSGLHSNGYSLARKALLERHPLDWTPAELGGRTVADALLEPTRIYAKDVLALLEAVPVKSLAHITGGGLPGNVPRNLPDGTKAVLDARRWPRPPIFDLVQREGEVPWDDMLLTFNMGLGLVAVLAPADVPAAQALLAGRGLASWPVGGIERGVGEATCEVAR comes from the coding sequence ATGGCGCTCACCTACCGCGACGCGGGCGTGGACATCGACGAGGGCGATCGCCTCGTCGAGCTCATCAAGCCGCTCGCCCGCCCCACCCTCCGCAAGGAGGTGCTGGCCGGCATCGGCGGCTTCGGCGGGCTCTTCGCCCTCGACCTCGCGCGGTGGAAGGAGCCGGTGCTCGTCTCCGGCACCGACGGCGTCGGCACCAAGCTCAAAGTGGCGTTCGCCGCCGGCCGGCACGCCACCATCGGCATCGACCTCGTCGCGATGTGCGTGAACGACGTGGCCGTCGTCGGCGCCGAGCCGCTCTTCTTCCTCGACTACTTCGCCACCGGCAAGCTCGCCGCGGAGCAGGCGGCCGAGGTGGTGAAGGGCATCGCCGAGGGGTGCCGCCAAGCCGGGTGCGCGCTCATCGGCGGCGAGACCGCCGAGCTGCCCGGGTTCTACGCCGGGGGCGAGTACGACCTGGCCGGCTTCGCCGTCGGCTGCGTGGAGCGCTCGCGCATCCTCGACGGGCGGGCGGTGGCGCCGGGCGACGCGGTGCTGGGCATCGCCTCCTCCGGGCTCCACTCGAACGGCTACTCGCTGGCGCGGAAGGCCCTCCTCGAGCGCCACCCCCTCGACTGGACCCCCGCGGAGCTCGGCGGGCGCACCGTGGCCGACGCGCTGCTCGAGCCCACCCGCATCTACGCCAAGGACGTGCTGGCGCTGCTCGAGGCGGTGCCGGTCAAGTCGCTCGCCCACATCACCGGCGGCGGCCTCCCCGGCAACGTGCCGCGCAACCTGCCCGACGGCACGAAGGCCGTGCTCGACGCGCGGCGGTGGCCCAGGCCGCCCATCTTCGACCTCGTGCAGCGCGAGGGCGAGGTGCCGTGGGACGACATGCTCCTCACCTTCAACATGGGCCTCGGCCTGGTGGCGGTGCTGGCGCCGGCGGACGTCCCGGCGGCGCAGGCGCTCCTCGCCGGCCGCGGCCTGGCCAGCTGGCCGGTGGGCGGGATCGAGCGCGGGGTGGGCGAAGCGACCTGCGAGGTCGCGCGGTGA